A single region of the Sorghum bicolor cultivar BTx623 chromosome 7, Sorghum_bicolor_NCBIv3, whole genome shotgun sequence genome encodes:
- the LOC8071043 gene encoding probable LRR receptor-like serine/threonine-protein kinase At2g24230 — MVCCHGGRRSAGILFFAVAVAACAAAAAQEPNTDAYFVSRFLSKLGRAAPSSSGANGVCFWPGVSCDGEGRVVAFVAAGMDLAGAIPEDTVGKLGRLQVLDLSGNRLTALPNDLWELGASLSALNLSGNAIRGALPNNVGNFARLKVLDVSHNAFTGALPQALGSITGLQVLNASHNQFQGQVPNAIVFGCVNVVAMDLSGNALDGGLPDLWPLRSLSHLNLSGNRLGGYIMGAFQEQLRVIDLSNNAFSGLNFSSGYAGSALMYLDLSGNELTGEFTIAGRFQNLRHVNLAHNQLCNANLLESMGEISGLEYVNLSSTGLHGQIPADFSSRLVGLKVLDLSRNNINGVVPDISSLCLYVLDLSVNNLTGEIPVALVKKLASMDRFNFSYNNLTVCASELSPEAFAAAFARSRNDCPIAVNPDSIKKSRGKRKWIKLVLAVVLFLFFSVLGLLCLAVACRSWRKRCDALPVVKQVSFKEEPAASGPFSFQTDSTTWVADVKVATSVPVVIFEKPLLSFTFADLLAATSEFDRGTLLAEGRFGPVYRGFLPGGIQVAVKVLVHGSVMEDQDAARELERLGRIKHANLVPLTGYCLAGDQRIAIYDFMENGNLHNLLHDLPLGVQATEDWSGDTWEDNIGGVATEIITPEGTATWMFRHKIALGVARALAFLHHGCIPQIVHRDVKASSIYFDCTMEPRLSDFGLSMVAGTSNDNDLLHHSPGYAPPEFSNSENAMATVKSDIYSFGVVLFELVTGKKPLGDEYPDQKEASLVNWARAMVKANHGPSIIDPKIRDTGLERQMEEALRIAYLCTAELPSKRPAMQQIVGLLKDIEPKVEEGD; from the coding sequence ATGGTCTGCTGCCATGGCGGCCGCCGCAGCGCCGGGATCCTATTCTTTGCCGTGGCCGTGGCGGCCTGCGCTGCGGCGGCGGCACAGGAGCCCAACACCGACGCCTACTTCGTCTCCAGGTTTTTGTCCAAGCTGGGCCGCGCCGCGCCGTCCTCGTCCGGCGCAAACGGGGTGTGCTTCTGGCCCGGCGTGTCCTGCGACGGCGAGGGGCGGGTCGTGGCGTTCGTGGCCGCCGGGATGGACCTGGCGGGCGCCATCCCTGAGGACACCGTCGGCAAGCTCGGGCGTCTGCAGGTCCTCGACCTTAGCGGCAACCGCCTAACCGCGCTGCCCAACGACCTGTGGGAGCTCGGCGCGTCGCTGAGCGCGCTCAACCTCTCCGGCAACGCCATCCGCGGCGCGCTTCCCAACAACGTCGGCAACTTCGCGCGCCTCAAGGTGCTCGACGTCTCCCACAACGCCTTCACCGGCGCACTGCCGCAAGCGCTCGGCTCCATCACCGGCCTGCAGGTGCTCAACGCCAGCCACAACCAGTTCCAGGGTCAGGTCCCCAACGCCATCGTCTTCGGCTGTGTGAACGTCGTGGCTATGGATCTCTCCGGCAATGCACTCGACGGGGGCTTGCCGGACCTGTGGCCGCTCCGCTCGCTATCCCATCTCAACCTGTCGGGCAACAGGCTCGGCGGCTACATCATGGGGGCGTTCCAGGAGCAGTTGAGGGTGATAGACCTCAGCAACAACGCCTTCTCCGGGTTGAATTTCAGCAGTGGGTATGCCGGCTCGGCGTTGATGTACCTCGACTTGTCAGGAAATGAGCTTACAGGAGAATTCACCATTGCCGGCCGGTTCCAGAACCTGAGGCATGTGAATCTTGCACACAACCAGTTATGCAATGCTAATTTGCTGGAGTCCATGGGTGAGATATCTGGGCTAGAATATGTTAATCTGTCAAGCACTGGGCTGCATGGGCAAATTCCTGCTGATTTTTCATCCCGATTGGTTGGATTGAAGGTGCTCGATTTATCAAGGAACAATATCAATGGGGTAGTCCCAGACATAAGTTCTCTTTGTTTATACGTGCTGGACTTGTCGGTGAACAATCTCACTGGTGAGATACCTGTGGCATTGGTGAAGAAGTTGGCATCGATGGATCGGTTCAACTTCTCATACAACAATCTCACTGTTTGTGCCTCTGAGCTCTCTCCTGAGGCGTTTGCGGCTGCATTTGCTCGGTCCAGAAATGACTGCCCAATTGCTGTGAATCCAGATAGTATCAAGAAAAGTAGAGGGAAGCGTAAGTGGATAAAGTTGGTCCTGGCCGTTGtactcttcttgttcttctctgTTCTTGGGTTGCTTTGCTTGGCAGTGGCATGTCGGAGTTGGAGGAAGAGGTGCGATGCACTGCCTGTGGTTAAGCAGGTGTCATTCAAGGAGGAGCCTGCTGCATCAGGGCCATTTTCTTTCCAGACAGATTCAACAACGTGGGTTGCTGATGTGAAGGTTGCAACTTCAGTGCCAGTGGTCATATTTGAGAAGCCCTTGTTGAGCTTCACATTTGCTGACCTTTTGGCAGCGACATCAGAATTTGACAGGGGTACGTTGCTGGCAGAAGGGAGGTTTGGGCCAGTGTATCGGGGATTCCTTCCCGGCGGAATTCAAGTTGCTGTGAAGGTGTTGGTCCATGGATCAGTAATGGAAGACCAAGATGCAGCAAGGGAGCTCGAGCGGCTGGGACGGATCAAACATGCTAACTTGGTTCCTTTGACTGGTTACTGTCTTGCAGGGGACCAAAGGATTGCCATCTATGATTTCATGGAAAATGGCAATTTGCACAACTTACTGCATGACTTACCGCTAGGAGTTCAGGCAACTGAAGATTGGAGTGGCGACACATGGGAGGACAACATTGGTGGTGTTGCAACTGAAATCATCACGCCGGAAGGTACCGCCACATGGATGTTTCGACACAAAATTGCATTAGGTGTTGCAAGGGCACTGGCATTCCTCCATCATGGCTGTATCCCGCAGATTGTTCACCGAGATGTGAAGGCAAGCAGCATCTACTTTGACTGCACAATGGAGCCTAGGCTGTCTGATTTTGGGCTGTCAATGGTTGCTGGAACCAGCAATGACAATGATCTATTACACCATTCCCCAGGCTATGCTCCGCCGGAGTTCTCCAACTCAGAGAACGCCATGGCGACTGTAAAGTCCGACATTTACAGCTTTGGTGTCGTGTTGTTTGAACTGGTCACTGGCAAGAAACCATTGGGTGATGAGTACCCTGACCAGAAGGAGGCGAGCCTGGTGAACTGGGCCAGGGCGATGGTGAAAGCTAACCATGGGCCAAGCATCATCGACCCCAAGATACGTGACACGGGGCTGGAGCGGCAGATGGAGGAGGCGCTGAGGATTGCCTATCTGTGCACTGCGGAACTGCCATCTAAGAGGCCGGCCATGCAGCAGATTGTCGGTCTCCTCAAGGACATCGAGCCAAAGGTAGAAGAGGGGGATTGA